TATAGAGAATTTATTCAAAAAGCCCAAGCAAGCAAAGCTTTAGTAACTATCGCCGCTGATCCTTTAAGTCTGACTTTACTAACACCCCCAGGAGAATTAGGAGCAGATATCGCCGTAGGAAGTACTCAGCGTTTTGGTGTTCCCCTAGGGTATGGAGGACCTCACGCAGCCTATTTAGCGACGCGTAAAGCTTATCAGAGAAGTATTCCAGGGAGAATCGTAGGAGTATCCAAAGACGCTCAAGGCAAAAGAGCACTACGTTTAGCATTACAAACCAGAGAACAACATATCCGTAGAGATAAAGCTACCAGCAATATCTGTACAGCACAAGTATTGTTAGCGGTAATGGCTTCGATGTATGCTATTTATCATGGTCCTGAAGGGATCAAAAATATCGCTAAAAGAGTACATCAATTGACCTTAATTTTGGCAGAGGGATTAAAACGTCTAGGCTATAAATTAGATTCAGAGTTATTCTTTGATACAATTACCCTAGAAGGTAATGCCGCAGATTTAATCACTAAAGCCGAAAAACATCAGATTAATTTACGCTACCTAGCAGCAGATAAAGTAGGAATTAGTCTAGATGAAACCACAACCATTGCTGATGTAGAACAGTTATTACTCATTTTTGCTCGAGAAGCAACATTACCCTTTACTCTAGAAGAGATAACCGTCAGTGATTCTATACCTGAATCTTTAATCAGAACTAGTGCTTATCTCACCGAAGCAGTATTTAATCGCTATCACTCAGAAACAGAGTTATTACGCTATATACATCAACTAGAAACCAAAGATTTATCATTGAATACCTCGATGATTCCTTTAGGATCTTGTACGATGAAGCTAAACGCTACAGCAGAAATGATTCCTGTTACTTGGGCAGAATTTGGTCAGATTCATCCTTTTGCACCTCTATCTCAAACTCAAGGTTATCAAATCCTCTTTGCACAATTAGAATCTTGGTTAGCAGAAATCACGGGTTTTGCTGCTGTATCTCTACAACCTAACGCTGGTTCTCAAGGAGAGTACGCAGGCTTACAAGTAATTCGCCAATATCATCTCTCTCGGGAAGACGATCAACGTCATGTTTGTTTGATTCCCGAATCAGCCCATGGCACAAACCCTGCTAGTGCGGTTATGTGTGGCATGAAGGTAATACCTATTAAATGCGATCGCCAGGGAAATATAGATATCGCAGATTTAGAAGCTAAAGCCACTAAACACAGTGAAGAGTTAGCAGCTTTAATGGTAACCTATCCCTCCACTCACGGCGTATTTGAAGCAGAAATCGTGCAAATTTGTGAGATTATCCATAATCACGGTGGACAAGTCTATCTCGATGGTGCGAATATGAACGCCCAAGTAGGGTTATGTCGTCCTGGAGATTATGGCGCTGACGTCTGTCATTTAAACTTACATAAAACCTTCTGTATTCCTCACGGTGGAGGAGGTCCAGGCGTAGGTCCTATTGGTGTAGCTGCTCATCTAGCACCTTTTTTACCAGATCCTTTATTAAATTTCCCTCTCGAAACAGACTCGGTGAATAGTCAATCAATAGGAGCGATCGCCTCGGCACCTTGGGGAAGTGCTAGTATTCTGACGATCTCCTGGATGTATATAGCCATGATGGGAACATCTGGTTTAAAAGCAGCGACACAGGTAGCTATTCTCAACGCTAATTATATGGCTCATCGTCTCAAAGACGCTTACCCAATTCTCTTTACTGGTAAATCTGACTTAGTAGCTCATGAATGTATCATTGATTTACGTCTAGTCAAAAAATCAGCGGGTATAGAAGTAGATGACATCGCCAAAAGATTAATGGACTATGGTTTTCATGCTCCTACCGTTTCCTGGCCCGTAGCGGGTACAATGATGATCGAACCTACAGAGAGTGAATCCAAAGAAGAATTAGACCGTTTCTGTGACGCTATGATTAGTATTCGTCGCGAAATAGAAGCGATCGAATCAGAGAAAATCGATAGTCATGATAATCCCCTAAAAAATGCTCCCCATACCGCAGAATTCTTACTAACTTCTGTTTGGGAACATCCCTACTCTCGGGAAGAAGCAGCTTATCCCGCACCTTGGACAAGAGAGTATAAATACTGGCCTACGGTTAGTCGTATTGATAATGCCTATGGTGACAGAAATCTAGTCTGTTCTTGTCAAGGTATGGAAGCTTACCAAGATGCTTAAATAATCTGAGTTAGGGGTTAGGTATTAGGTGGAACGGTAGAACGGTGTTAGTTGCTATTTTTTCTAGACATTGTACTACTCTTGCCTCTTGCCTTTTCCCTTTTCCCTTCTCCCTAATCTCCCTTATTTGAACAATGAAACAACTAAAAATATGGCAATGGATAGTACTCGCAATACCAGTAATAACAGTCATTAGCTTTATCTTATACGCAGCTAGTGCCTCTATTCATCGTTGGGGTGTTAATTGGATTTGGGCTGTATTTATACTTATTTTCCTCTTGTGGCGTTGGTTATTAGTCAAATGGACTAGTAGCAGAATAGCAGAATTAGAAGGTATTGTTAATCAGATTAAAACAGATATAGCTGATAGTCAAATTCAAAGTACTAATCCACCATCAGGAGAAGATAAACTAACTCAAGTACAAACCGTACTCAAAGAAGTCTTAGAAGCTTCTCTCACAGATCCGCCTATTTGGCAAGACAGTAATCCTTTTTGGGGACGTTGTCAACAATTAATCGTAGGTATAGCTAATATTTATCATCCCGAGGTTAAATATCCTTTTCTGAATATCTATATTCCCCAAGCCTATGGTTTAATGAGAGGAACGATCGATGATTTAGATCTCTTGATGGCAAAATTAACACCAGCACTTAATCAAGTAACTTTAGGACAAGCTTATCAAGGTTATGAAATTTATCAACAATTTTCACCATCAGCGCGTAAATTATGGCAAGCTTGGAGTTGGGGTCAATGGTTATTAAATCCCGTCACTGCTTTAACTAAACAAATGAGTAAAAAATATACCGAACAAGCTAATCAAGAATTATTAGTTAATCTAGGTCAATTATTAAAACAAGCTATTCTCTCTAACCTCTGTCAAAAAACCCTACAACTTTACAGTCAAGACACCTTACTAGATTCAGCTAAACAATTAGAACTTGCTCCCGAAAAAAGCCAAACGATTCGAGAAGTCTTAGAAACGGTTCAACCCGAAACTAAAATTGAACAACAAGAGTTAAAAATTCTCTTAGTAGGGAGAACAGGTGCGGGAAAAAGTAGTTTAATTAATACTATCTTCCAAGCAGAATTAGCCCAAGTAGATGTTTTACCCTCAACCGCAAAAATTGAAAATTATCAATGGAATACACCAGAAGGAGAAAAATTAATTCTCTGGGATAGTCCAGGTTACGAACAAGTAAAAGGGAAAGCCTATACTGAAGAAGTATTAGAATATGCTAGTACCGCTGACTTGTTATTATTAGTAAATCCCGCTTTAGATCCTGCTTTACAGATGGATGTAGAGTTTTTAAATCAGTTACCATCAGATAATCGAGTCCCAATTATTATGGTAGTAACTCAAGTAGATCGCTTACGTCCTATCAGAGAATGGAATCCCCCCTACGATTGGCAACAAGGAAACCTTCCTAAAGAAATAGCTATAAGAGAGGCGATCGCCTATCGTCGTGAATCTTTAGCTAATTTAGTAGAGAAATTTTATCCCGTAGTCACCACAGACAAAACCAGTCATCGGGAGAGTTGGGGAATAGAGAAATTATCCCTAGAGATTATGGAATCTGTACCCCCAGTCAAAGAATTACGTCTAGCGAGATTTTTACGCGATCGCGAAGCTCGTATTACTGCTTGTACAAAAGTCATCGATAAATATATCTTTCAGATGTCTAGTATAGAAGGGTTAGCAGCTTTACTCAAGAGTCCTATTCTCAGTTATATCAGCACTTTATCTACAGGTTCACCACAACTAGGTTTATTACTTGCTCAACAAATACCTGTGGAACAACTACCCGTAGTAATTGGTAAGTTACAATTAGTTTATGAATTATTCCAGTTATTAGAAGAACCAGGTAGAAACCTAGATTTAATGATTATTTGGCCCTTATTGTTAGATCAAAGTGCTAGTAATGAAACTACAGCTTGGTCTCTTGGTAAAGCTTTAATTGAATATTGGACTACAGATTGTTCACCAGAACAATTAAAACAAAAGTATCAGGATTATTTATTAGAAGAGAGATAACAATCTAATTGTTGAGTAAGAATATTTTAGCGACATTAAAGTAAATCAAAATCCCCAAAATATCTACAACAGTAGTAATAAGAGGTGCTGACATTAAAGCAGGATCAAAACCCATAGCATTGAACATAAAGGGTAACCCTGCACCAGTAACCGCAGCAATCATAGTAATGGCGAATAAACTTAATCCCACAGTGATACCTACACCAGGATCTATACTAGTAAAAAAGGACATAAAGAGCAACACCCCAACAATAACCAAAATCCCCAAAATTATCCCCAATAATCCCCCACTAATTAACTCTTTGATGAGTACTTGCATTGGCGTTTTATTTTTAAGTTCATCTGTACTCAAACCTCTAATTACTACTGTAGAAGATTGAGCACCGACGTTACCTCCTGCGTCTATTAGTAAGGGAGTAAAAAAGGCTAAAGCG
The nucleotide sequence above comes from Gloeocapsa sp. DLM2.Bin57. Encoded proteins:
- the gcvP gene encoding glycine dehydrogenase (aminomethyl-transferring) — protein: MNIAVRQNLSTDSQNHDSFARRHIGPNAQEIEQMLKVIGFSSLEQLIEQTIPSSIQLENNIELPPAQSEANALAELKAIASKNKVFRSFIGMGYYNCYTPGVIQRNILENPGWYTAYTPYQAEIAQGRLEALLNFQTMIIDLTGLEIANASLLDEGTAAAEAMSMSYGLAKNKANAFFVSNTCHPQTIEVLKTRANPLGIEIIIGDYRQFDFEKAIFGAILQYPATDGTIYDYREFIQKAQASKALVTIAADPLSLTLLTPPGELGADIAVGSTQRFGVPLGYGGPHAAYLATRKAYQRSIPGRIVGVSKDAQGKRALRLALQTREQHIRRDKATSNICTAQVLLAVMASMYAIYHGPEGIKNIAKRVHQLTLILAEGLKRLGYKLDSELFFDTITLEGNAADLITKAEKHQINLRYLAADKVGISLDETTTIADVEQLLLIFAREATLPFTLEEITVSDSIPESLIRTSAYLTEAVFNRYHSETELLRYIHQLETKDLSLNTSMIPLGSCTMKLNATAEMIPVTWAEFGQIHPFAPLSQTQGYQILFAQLESWLAEITGFAAVSLQPNAGSQGEYAGLQVIRQYHLSREDDQRHVCLIPESAHGTNPASAVMCGMKVIPIKCDRQGNIDIADLEAKATKHSEELAALMVTYPSTHGVFEAEIVQICEIIHNHGGQVYLDGANMNAQVGLCRPGDYGADVCHLNLHKTFCIPHGGGGPGVGPIGVAAHLAPFLPDPLLNFPLETDSVNSQSIGAIASAPWGSASILTISWMYIAMMGTSGLKAATQVAILNANYMAHRLKDAYPILFTGKSDLVAHECIIDLRLVKKSAGIEVDDIAKRLMDYGFHAPTVSWPVAGTMMIEPTESESKEELDRFCDAMISIRREIEAIESEKIDSHDNPLKNAPHTAEFLLTSVWEHPYSREEAAYPAPWTREYKYWPTVSRIDNAYGDRNLVCSCQGMEAYQDA
- a CDS encoding GTP-binding protein, which codes for MKQLKIWQWIVLAIPVITVISFILYAASASIHRWGVNWIWAVFILIFLLWRWLLVKWTSSRIAELEGIVNQIKTDIADSQIQSTNPPSGEDKLTQVQTVLKEVLEASLTDPPIWQDSNPFWGRCQQLIVGIANIYHPEVKYPFLNIYIPQAYGLMRGTIDDLDLLMAKLTPALNQVTLGQAYQGYEIYQQFSPSARKLWQAWSWGQWLLNPVTALTKQMSKKYTEQANQELLVNLGQLLKQAILSNLCQKTLQLYSQDTLLDSAKQLELAPEKSQTIREVLETVQPETKIEQQELKILLVGRTGAGKSSLINTIFQAELAQVDVLPSTAKIENYQWNTPEGEKLILWDSPGYEQVKGKAYTEEVLEYASTADLLLLVNPALDPALQMDVEFLNQLPSDNRVPIIMVVTQVDRLRPIREWNPPYDWQQGNLPKEIAIREAIAYRRESLANLVEKFYPVVTTDKTSHRESWGIEKLSLEIMESVPPVKELRLARFLRDREARITACTKVIDKYIFQMSSIEGLAALLKSPILSYISTLSTGSPQLGLLLAQQIPVEQLPVVIGKLQLVYELFQLLEEPGRNLDLMIIWPLLLDQSASNETTAWSLGKALIEYWTTDCSPEQLKQKYQDYLLEER